A single genomic interval of Littorina saxatilis isolate snail1 linkage group LG17, US_GU_Lsax_2.0, whole genome shotgun sequence harbors:
- the LOC138953226 gene encoding uncharacterized protein — protein sequence MEVLTEGNVRIVTVVICSVLSFCALLVIVSLSLILSTTGGNCILYAHSTSYGSDALCSFPIAIATIFLLLYCLARAVFIVVALRGIFGKEYIGHKVFLIVCTVVDVISCLLTLVSGGLISHGFNVMCSEVFKPHPDKCGSLDIYIPATNSFLKHYHLRLNIAEAGVWLGWVLWLLLILCDMFHVWKADLLSASSLPFSMPSWPIRGRQQTGSKATKGRNDSEASSERDIQQPQGSSKYFFRPRLAEGGSGSRTPPPSRPVPKRPEGPPKGVMMTKY from the exons ATGGAAGTGTTGACCGAGGGCAACGTGAGGATCGTGACAGTAGTGATCTGTAGTGTGCTGTCCTTCTGCGCACTTCTCGTcattgtttctctctccctcatcttG AGCACTACGGGAGGTAACTGCATTCTGTATGCACACAGCACGAGTTATGGTTCCGATGCGTTGTGCAGCTTTCCCATTGCCATAGCAACTATCTTTCTTCTCCTCTACTGCCTGGCACGGGCTGTTTTCATCGTCGTCGCGTTGAGGGGCATTTTTGGCAAAGA GTATATAGGTCACAAGGTATTTCTCATCGTCTGCACCGTTGTTGACGTCATATCCTGTTTGCTGACGCTGGTGTCCGGTGGCCTCATTTCCCATGGCTTCAACGTCATGTGCTCCGAGGTCTTCAAACCGCACCCTGACAA gTGTGGGTCTCTGGACATCTACATCCCTGCAACCAACAGCTTTCTCAAACATTATCATCTTCGTCTGAATATTGCAGAG GCGGGAGTGTGGCTGGGGTGGGTGCTGTGGTTGCTACTCATTCTCTGCGACATGTTCCACGTGTGGAAGGCAGACCTTCTCTCCGcctcctccctccccttctCCATGCCCAGCTGGCCTATCAGGGGCCGCCAGCAAACAGGAAGTAAAGCCACCAAGGGGCGGAACGACAGCGAGGCCAGCTCAGAGAGGGACATCCAGCAGCCGCAGGGCAGCTCCAAGTACTTCTTCCGGCCGCGCTTGGCTGAAGGGGGGAGTGGGTCCAGgactccccctccctctcgtCCTGTCCCAAAGAGACCGGAGGGACCCCCTAAAGGAGTGATGATGACCAAGTATTAG
- the LOC138952839 gene encoding probable fumarate hydratase, mitochondrial isoform X2 — MCSVLSRVLTTWLRTQKGHSPLKKFTPEFFNLRSMTDIAALSCDEYRTETDGFGEIAVPKNKYYGANTARSIINFAIGGQTERMPIPIIRSFGILKLAAAEANRQFGLDETVANAIVKASKEVISGELDDHFPLVIWQTGSGTQTNMNVNEVISNRAIVMLNGEIGSKTPVHPNDHVNMSQSSNDTFPTAMHVAVAMEIENLLIPNLSSLCNTLHTKALEFKDIVKIGRTHLQDAVPLTLGQEFSGYAQQMVAGLERVESVRPRLYELAIGGTAVGTGLNTRVGFAEKVVERISKQTGLPFKTARNKFEALACHDAMVEVHGALNTLACSLMKIANDIRLLASGPRCGLAEISLPENEAGSSIMPGKVNPTQSEALTMVAAQVMGNQVAVSVGASNGHFELNVFKPMIVKNVLQSVRLLADASLSFTRYCVSGIEANKDNIDALMNKSLMLVTALNPHIGYDKAAQIAKLGHREGLTLKEAALKLGYLTEAQFDEWVRPEKMLGPK; from the exons ATGTGTAGTGTGCTGTCGCGCGTATTGACAACGTGGTTGAGAACGCAGAAAGGACACAGTCCACTCAAAAAGTTTACTCCAGAATTCTTTAATTTGCGAAGTATG ACAGACATTGCTGCGTTGAGTTGTGATGAGTATCGCACTGAGACAGACGGGTTTGGGGAGATAGCGGTCCCAAAGAATAAGTACTATGGAGCCAACACAGCGAGGTCCATTATCAACTTTGCCATCGGTGGTCAAACAGAGCGCATGCCT ATTCCGATCATCCGCTCCTTTGGAATTCTAAAACTTGCAGCTGCTGAGGCAAATCGGCAGTTTGGACTGGATGAAACCGTCGCTAATGCTATCGTCAAGGCTTCCAAAGAG gtgatcTCAGGGGAGCTTGACGATCATTTCCCCCTGGTGATCTGGCAGACGGGATCCGGCACCCAAACCAACATGAACGTCAACGAAGTGATCAGCAATCGCGCCATCGTCATGCTGAATGGAGAGATTGGATCCAAGACACCTGTCCACCCTAACGACCATGTCAACATGAGCCAG AGCTCAAACGACACGTTCCCCACCGCCATGCACGTAGCCGTTGCCATGGAGATAGAAAACCTGCTGATACCCAACCTGAGCTCTCTGTGTAACACGCTGCACACCAAGGCACTGGAGTTCAAGGACATCGTCAAGATAGGTCGCACACATCTCCAG GACGCAGTACCGCTGACCCTAGGTCAAGAGTTCAGTGGCTACGCCCAGCAGATGGTGGCGGGCCTAGAGAGGGTGGAGTCGGTGCGGCCACGCCTCTATGAGCTGGCCATTG GGGGCACTGCAGTGGGCACGGGACTCAACACCAGGGTGGGCTTTGCAGAGAAGGTGGTGGAGAGGATCTCTAAGCAAACAG GCCTGCCGTTCAAAACCGCACGTAACAAGTTTGAGGCGCTGGCGTGTCACGACGCGATGGTGGAGGTGCACGGTGCGCTCAACACACTGGCCTGCAGCCTGATGAAGATCGCCAATGACATCCGACTACTGGCGTCAGGTCCTCGCTGCGGCCTGGCCGAGATCTCACTGCCCGAGAATGAGGCTGGCAGCTCCATCATGCcag GCAAGGTGAACCCCACGCAAAGCGAGGCTCTGACCATGGTGGCCGCACAAGTGATGGGCAACCAGGTAGCCGTGTCCGTCGGCGCCAGCAACGGTCACTTCGAGCTCAATGTCTTCAAGCCCATGATCGTCAAAAACGTCCTACAGTCCGTGCGTCTCCTGGCCGACGCCTCCCTTTCCTTCACGCGCTACTGTGTGTCTGGCATTGAGGCCAACAAGGACAATATCGATGCTCTGATGAACAAGTCGCTGATGCTGGTGACGGCACTGAACCCTCACATCGGGTACGACAAGGCCGCGCAGATTGCCAAGCTGGGGCACAGGGAGGGGCTGACGCTGAAGGAGGCGGCGCTCAAGTTGGGATACTTGACTGAAGCGCAGTTTGATGAATGGGTCAGACCGGAAAAAATGTTGGGACCTAAATAA
- the LOC138952839 gene encoding probable fumarate hydratase, mitochondrial isoform X1: MCSVLSRVLTTWLRTQKGHSPLKKFTPEFFNLRSMTDIAALSCDEYRTETDGFGEIAVPKNKYYGANTARSIINFAIGGQTERMPIPIIRSFGILKLAAAEANRQFGLDETVANAIVKASKEVISGELDDHFPLVIWQTGSGTQTNMNVNEVISNRAIVMLNGEIGSKTPVHPNDHVNMSQSSNDTFPTAMHVAVAMEIENLLIPNLSSLCNTLHTKALEFKDIVKIGRTHLQDAVPLTLGQEFSGYAQQMVAGLERVESVRPRLYELAIGGTAVGTGLNTRVGFAEKVVERISKQTGLPFKTARNKFEALACHDAMVEVHGALNTLACSLMKIANDIRLLASGPRCGLAEISLPENEAGSSIMPGNTHTLKLGSSIMPGKVNPTQSEALTMVAAQVMGNQVAVSVGASNGHFELNVFKPMIVKNVLQSVRLLADASLSFTRYCVSGIEANKDNIDALMNKSLMLVTALNPHIGYDKAAQIAKLGHREGLTLKEAALKLGYLTEAQFDEWVRPEKMLGPK; encoded by the exons ATGTGTAGTGTGCTGTCGCGCGTATTGACAACGTGGTTGAGAACGCAGAAAGGACACAGTCCACTCAAAAAGTTTACTCCAGAATTCTTTAATTTGCGAAGTATG ACAGACATTGCTGCGTTGAGTTGTGATGAGTATCGCACTGAGACAGACGGGTTTGGGGAGATAGCGGTCCCAAAGAATAAGTACTATGGAGCCAACACAGCGAGGTCCATTATCAACTTTGCCATCGGTGGTCAAACAGAGCGCATGCCT ATTCCGATCATCCGCTCCTTTGGAATTCTAAAACTTGCAGCTGCTGAGGCAAATCGGCAGTTTGGACTGGATGAAACCGTCGCTAATGCTATCGTCAAGGCTTCCAAAGAG gtgatcTCAGGGGAGCTTGACGATCATTTCCCCCTGGTGATCTGGCAGACGGGATCCGGCACCCAAACCAACATGAACGTCAACGAAGTGATCAGCAATCGCGCCATCGTCATGCTGAATGGAGAGATTGGATCCAAGACACCTGTCCACCCTAACGACCATGTCAACATGAGCCAG AGCTCAAACGACACGTTCCCCACCGCCATGCACGTAGCCGTTGCCATGGAGATAGAAAACCTGCTGATACCCAACCTGAGCTCTCTGTGTAACACGCTGCACACCAAGGCACTGGAGTTCAAGGACATCGTCAAGATAGGTCGCACACATCTCCAG GACGCAGTACCGCTGACCCTAGGTCAAGAGTTCAGTGGCTACGCCCAGCAGATGGTGGCGGGCCTAGAGAGGGTGGAGTCGGTGCGGCCACGCCTCTATGAGCTGGCCATTG GGGGCACTGCAGTGGGCACGGGACTCAACACCAGGGTGGGCTTTGCAGAGAAGGTGGTGGAGAGGATCTCTAAGCAAACAG GCCTGCCGTTCAAAACCGCACGTAACAAGTTTGAGGCGCTGGCGTGTCACGACGCGATGGTGGAGGTGCACGGTGCGCTCAACACACTGGCCTGCAGCCTGATGAAGATCGCCAATGACATCCGACTACTGGCGTCAGGTCCTCGCTGCGGCCTGGCCGAGATCTCACTGCCCGAGAATGAGGCTGGCAGCTCCATCATGCcaggtaacacacacactctcaagcTTGGCAGCTCCATCATGCCAG GCAAGGTGAACCCCACGCAAAGCGAGGCTCTGACCATGGTGGCCGCACAAGTGATGGGCAACCAGGTAGCCGTGTCCGTCGGCGCCAGCAACGGTCACTTCGAGCTCAATGTCTTCAAGCCCATGATCGTCAAAAACGTCCTACAGTCCGTGCGTCTCCTGGCCGACGCCTCCCTTTCCTTCACGCGCTACTGTGTGTCTGGCATTGAGGCCAACAAGGACAATATCGATGCTCTGATGAACAAGTCGCTGATGCTGGTGACGGCACTGAACCCTCACATCGGGTACGACAAGGCCGCGCAGATTGCCAAGCTGGGGCACAGGGAGGGGCTGACGCTGAAGGAGGCGGCGCTCAAGTTGGGATACTTGACTGAAGCGCAGTTTGATGAATGGGTCAGACCGGAAAAAATGTTGGGACCTAAATAA